Proteins encoded by one window of Candidatus Saccharibacteria bacterium:
- the groL gene encoding chaperonin GroEL (60 kDa chaperone family; promotes refolding of misfolded polypeptides especially under stressful conditions; forms two stacked rings of heptamers to form a barrel-shaped 14mer; ends can be capped by GroES; misfolded proteins enter the barrel where they are refolded when GroES binds): MAKDIIASEDARKKLKAGVDKLADTVRATLGPKGRNVVLDKKYGSPLITNDGVTIAKEIELEDAFENMGAQIVKEVASKTNDQAGDGTTTATVLAQAMIEDGIKNIAAGANPMAVRRGIEKAAAAVAGELNKIAKPVRAGEEIANVASISAADPEVGALIAEVMEKIGADGIVTVEEGQTMGLDKEIVEGMQFDKGYVSPYMVTDTARMEAVVENAPILITDKKISSVQELLPLLEKLAAEGKKDLVIIAEDLEGEALTTLVLNKLRGTFNAVAIKAPAFGDRRKEMLADIAILTGGQVITEEVGLKLEDASVEMLGEARKVIADKDNTTIVDGKGSQGAVKSRVAQMKTQAENMTSEYELEKLQERIAKLESGVAVIKVGAATEVELKEKKARIEDAINSTKAAVAEGIVPGGGSALIKAARALDKLQLEEEEQVGVNIVRDSLESPLRQIASNAGVTDVAVILATINAGDKAIGWDFARNRKADMLKAGIIDPVKVTKSALLNAASAAAMLLTTEAAVVDLPEKEAPAMPGGGMPDMGGMM, from the coding sequence ATGGCCAAAGATATTATTGCTAGCGAAGATGCGCGCAAAAAACTAAAGGCTGGTGTCGACAAGCTAGCCGACACTGTTCGAGCCACTCTGGGTCCGAAAGGACGCAACGTAGTGCTCGACAAGAAGTATGGCAGCCCACTGATTACCAACGATGGCGTAACCATTGCCAAAGAGATCGAGCTCGAAGATGCATTCGAGAACATGGGCGCTCAGATTGTAAAAGAAGTGGCCAGCAAAACCAATGATCAAGCTGGTGACGGCACCACCACTGCCACCGTGTTAGCTCAAGCCATGATTGAAGACGGCATTAAAAACATTGCTGCTGGCGCTAACCCCATGGCTGTCCGCCGCGGCATCGAAAAAGCTGCCGCGGCTGTAGCCGGCGAGCTCAATAAAATTGCTAAGCCAGTAAGAGCGGGCGAGGAAATTGCCAATGTGGCCAGCATTTCGGCCGCCGACCCAGAAGTTGGCGCTCTGATTGCCGAAGTTATGGAAAAGATTGGCGCCGATGGCATTGTAACCGTTGAAGAAGGCCAAACTATGGGCCTGGACAAAGAAATTGTGGAAGGCATGCAGTTCGACAAAGGCTATGTTAGCCCATACATGGTAACCGATACCGCTCGTATGGAAGCCGTGGTCGAAAATGCTCCTATTCTAATTACCGACAAAAAAATTAGCTCGGTTCAGGAGCTGTTGCCACTGCTTGAAAAGCTGGCCGCCGAAGGCAAGAAAGACTTGGTGATTATTGCCGAAGATCTCGAGGGTGAGGCTCTTACTACCTTGGTTCTCAACAAGCTGCGCGGCACCTTCAATGCTGTGGCTATTAAGGCTCCAGCCTTTGGCGATCGGCGCAAAGAAATGCTAGCCGATATTGCCATTTTGACTGGCGGACAGGTTATCACCGAAGAGGTGGGTCTAAAGCTCGAAGATGCTAGTGTTGAAATGCTGGGTGAAGCCCGCAAAGTAATTGCCGACAAAGACAACACCACAATTGTAGACGGCAAGGGTAGCCAGGGTGCTGTAAAATCTCGCGTGGCCCAGATGAAGACACAGGCCGAGAATATGACTAGTGAATATGAGCTCGAGAAGTTGCAAGAACGCATTGCCAAACTCGAGAGTGGCGTGGCTGTTATTAAGGTCGGCGCCGCCACCGAGGTTGAACTCAAAGAAAAGAAGGCTCGCATAGAAGATGCCATTAACTCTACCAAGGCTGCAGTGGCCGAGGGCATTGTGCCTGGTGGTGGCTCGGCGTTAATTAAGGCCGCCCGAGCGCTCGATAAGCTTCAGCTCGAAGAAGAAGAGCAAGTTGGTGTAAACATTGTACGCGACAGCTTAGAATCGCCCCTTCGCCAAATTGCCAGCAACGCCGGTGTAACCGACGTAGCGGTGATTTTGGCCACTATTAATGCTGGCGACAAAGCCATTGGCTGGGATTTTGCTCGTAACCGCAAGGCCGACATGCTAAAAGCCGGCATTATAGACCCAGTTAAGGTTACTAAGAGCGCGCTTTTGAATGCTGCCAGCGCCGCTGCTATGCTGCTCACCACCGAAGCCGCGGTGGTTGATCTGCCCGAAAAAGAAGCTCCAGCTATGCCCGGCGGTGGCATGCCCGACATGGGCGGCATGATGTAA
- the groES gene encoding co-chaperone GroES, translated as MNIQPLGDRVVLEQVELEEKTAAGIILPDSAKEKPSEGKVLAVGTEVKEVKAGDRVLYSKYGPTEVKVDGKELMIVKEEDILAVMKGGK; from the coding sequence ATGAATATTCAGCCATTGGGCGACCGGGTCGTCTTAGAACAAGTTGAGCTTGAGGAAAAAACTGCAGCCGGCATTATATTGCCAGATAGTGCCAAAGAAAAGCCCTCTGAGGGCAAAGTATTAGCCGTTGGCACCGAGGTTAAAGAGGTTAAGGCCGGCGACCGAGTGCTTTATAGCAAGTACGGCCCGACCGAGGTCAAGGTTGACGGCAAAGAACTAATGATTGTCAAAGAAGAAGACATTTTGGCAGTTATGAAAGGGGGCAAATAA
- a CDS encoding bifunctional phosphoglucose/phosphomannose isomerase: MNNNIFNAIDAQPQQLRESYNEGLEPALTPQLGSGIRNIVLAGMGGSALAGGVIKNWLDERLSVPFETVRDYKLPSYIDTDSLVIVSSYSGNTEETLSACEFADKMSAQIVIMTHGGTLLEQAQKEGNWLLELPQAEQPRFAVLADLKAMACLLQDLGLAGSIDLRRELIEVANFLDRQKSTLNLDSDSNNLAAKIAAQLTGKPALIYASPLISSTAYKWKININEDAKQMAFCNVFPELDHNELEGWLLPKEKQLNSVLLRSSLETAQMQKRIDATKEVLKGHGFEPIEVKAVGETRLQQLLYVNLLGDYVSAYLAQANHVDPLPVKLVEELKAKLK, from the coding sequence ATGAATAATAACATTTTCAACGCTATTGATGCCCAGCCGCAGCAGCTGCGTGAAAGCTACAATGAGGGCTTGGAGCCGGCCTTAACACCACAGCTAGGTTCAGGCATTCGTAACATTGTGTTGGCCGGCATGGGCGGTAGTGCGTTGGCTGGCGGAGTTATAAAAAACTGGCTCGATGAGCGCCTGAGTGTGCCGTTCGAGACAGTGCGCGACTACAAACTGCCAAGCTACATCGATACTGACAGTCTGGTGATAGTTAGTAGCTACTCTGGCAACACCGAAGAAACACTTAGTGCTTGTGAATTTGCCGATAAAATGAGTGCTCAGATTGTAATCATGACCCATGGGGGTACACTGCTGGAACAGGCTCAAAAAGAGGGTAATTGGCTGCTTGAGCTGCCCCAGGCCGAGCAACCGCGATTTGCTGTTTTGGCTGACTTAAAGGCCATGGCCTGCCTACTGCAAGACCTCGGCCTGGCCGGCAGCATAGATCTGCGCCGCGAACTAATAGAGGTTGCGAACTTTCTAGACCGGCAAAAAAGCACCTTGAACCTAGATAGCGACAGCAATAACTTGGCGGCCAAGATCGCTGCGCAACTGACCGGCAAACCAGCCCTTATATATGCCAGCCCGCTAATCAGTAGTACCGCCTACAAATGGAAGATAAACATTAACGAAGACGCCAAACAAATGGCTTTTTGTAACGTGTTTCCAGAACTCGACCATAATGAGCTCGAGGGCTGGCTACTGCCCAAAGAAAAGCAGCTCAACTCTGTGCTGTTGCGCTCAAGTTTAGAAACAGCTCAAATGCAAAAACGCATCGATGCTACCAAAGAGGTGCTAAAGGGTCATGGCTTTGAGCCAATCGAAGTTAAAGCAGTGGGCGAAACCCGGCTGCAGCAATTGCTGTACGTTAATTTGCTAGGGGACTATGTGAGTGCCTACTTGGCCCAAGCTAATCATGTCGACCCGCTGCCCGTTAAGTTGGTTGAGGAGCTTAAGGCCAAGCTTAAATAG
- a CDS encoding ComF family protein, which translates to MLQKITELLSPSCCIKCNVEGSLLCSECSQTQLIVKKPACFYCNELNDDGRTCKRCRAKTSLNGVLVSYRLQNPVDELVYRLKYYGDRSAAELFAPSMASLLEGSRFDMLSFVPSDGRSQRRRGYNQSLLLAKQVGRNTSVPVTKTMIRVAHTGQIGLGRQARLQSVRGNFMVITPQVAGARVVIVDDVVTTGATLNECARVLKQAGAKSVWGLAVAKR; encoded by the coding sequence ATGCTACAAAAAATCACCGAATTATTAAGTCCAAGCTGTTGTATAAAATGCAACGTTGAGGGTAGTCTTTTGTGTTCTGAGTGCTCGCAAACCCAGCTAATCGTTAAAAAACCCGCCTGCTTTTATTGTAACGAGCTGAATGATGACGGCCGTACCTGCAAACGCTGTCGGGCTAAAACTAGCTTAAATGGTGTTCTAGTGTCATATCGCCTGCAAAACCCAGTCGACGAGCTTGTATACCGGCTCAAATACTATGGCGACCGCTCGGCGGCTGAGCTATTTGCGCCGAGTATGGCTAGCCTTTTGGAGGGTAGCAGGTTTGATATGCTGAGCTTTGTCCCTAGCGACGGCCGATCACAAAGGCGCCGTGGCTACAATCAGTCGCTGTTGCTGGCCAAGCAGGTTGGCCGAAATACATCTGTGCCGGTCACAAAAACCATGATTCGTGTAGCCCATACCGGCCAGATTGGTTTGGGCCGGCAAGCTCGCTTGCAGTCTGTTAGGGGTAACTTTATGGTTATTACGCCGCAGGTAGCGGGTGCCCGAGTTGTAATTGTCGACGATGTTGTAACCACCGGCGCCACCCTAAATGAGTGTGCTCGAGTACTTAAGCAGGCTGGCGCCAAAAGTGTATGGGGCTTGGCTGTCGCCAAGCGTTAG
- a CDS encoding Hsp20/alpha crystallin family protein yields MARKNQVDEEILEDEFLDDEQAKEAGNEEWMNEEEFEGQLAVDVYQTKDTIVIKAPIAGVKPEDIDVAISEDVVTIRGDRKEEVTVEKDNYYVQECFWGSFSRSVILPTSTVAEKANASLKDGVLTIEIPKVVPEDKVKKIKVKPAA; encoded by the coding sequence ATGGCAAGAAAAAACCAGGTAGACGAAGAAATCCTAGAAGATGAGTTTTTAGACGACGAACAGGCCAAAGAGGCTGGTAACGAAGAATGGATGAACGAAGAAGAGTTCGAAGGTCAGCTAGCAGTTGACGTTTATCAGACCAAAGACACTATTGTGATTAAGGCTCCAATTGCTGGTGTTAAGCCCGAGGATATCGATGTGGCTATTTCGGAGGACGTTGTGACTATTCGTGGCGACCGCAAAGAAGAAGTTACGGTCGAAAAAGACAATTATTATGTTCAGGAATGCTTTTGGGGCAGCTTTAGCCGGTCGGTTATTCTACCTACCAGCACTGTCGCCGAAAAGGCCAATGCCAGCCTCAAAGATGGCGTGCTAACAATCGAGATTCCAAAAGTGGTGCCAGAAGACAAGGTTAAGAAGATTAAGGTTAAACCAGCCGCTTAA